From Brachionichthys hirsutus isolate HB-005 chromosome 7, CSIRO-AGI_Bhir_v1, whole genome shotgun sequence, the proteins below share one genomic window:
- the gpatch11 gene encoding G patch domain-containing protein 11, translated as MSDEEEDYMSDAFLGKIQDVKPGVSMLKRVKETMKKEIKHKEANINNRQKTFKEKEKESREAALENSISSENKGFALLQKMGYKAGQGLGKKGAGRVDPIPLNIKTDRGGFGMEEVRKRKAEEELEHYRQKVRAKQQNDTKSLEDFRSRVRTEREERKLEGDLRRSQRACEQLDSQKGISVPREDWYWPKVESNDEEDDFEEKDQEEDEIVELPIIDKLQILTSYLRGVHFYCIWCGATYNGEEDLCGNCPGDTAADHE; from the exons AtgtctgatgaggaagaggactaCATGTCCGATGCATTTCTTGGTAAAAT ACAAGACGTAAAGCCGGGTGTTAGCATGTTGAAACGGGTCAAAGAAACAATGAAGAAGGAGATAAAGCACAAGGAAGCAAACATCAACAACCGTCAGAAGACCttcaaagagaaggagaaggaaagcAGAGAAGCAGCTTTAGAAAACTCCATTAGCAGTGAGAACAAAGGATTTGCACTTCTACAAAAAATGGGCTACAAAGCTGGTCAAGGTCTTGGGAAGAAGG GGGCAGGAAGAGTTGACCCAATTCCTCTAAATATAAAAACTG ACAGAGGCGGCTTTGGAATGGAAGAggtgaggaaaagaaaagctgagGAGGAACTTGAACATTATCGACAGAAAGTGCGAGCCAAACAGCAGAATGACACCAAATCACTTGAAGATTTTCG GTCAAgggtgaggacagagagagaggagcgaaAGCTTGAAGGAGATCTCAGAAGGAGTCAGCGAGCCTGTGAGCAGCTTGACTCTCAGAAG GGCATCAGTGTCCCCCGGGAAGACTGGTACTGGCCTAAAGTAGAGAGcaatgatgaggaggatgatTTTGAGGAGAAGgaccaggaggaagatgagattGTGGAATTGCCA ATCATTGACAAACTGCAAATTTTGACATCCTATTTGAGAGGAGTCCATTTTTACTGCATATGGTGTGGAGCCACTTATAATG GTGAAGAGGACTTGTGTGGAAACTGTCCTGGGGATACAGCAGCAGACCATGAatga
- the LOC137896046 gene encoding interferon-induced, double-stranded RNA-activated protein kinase-like — METKNYVALLNERKLSTKSDLRYEDVEAVGPAHSKTFTIRAVLNGKAYPEGVGKNKKEARQAAAENVLKTLTGSVTEVPTTPVQKPSATQDNCISWLNEYGHRKGVKITPVESARLDQNYIIQCCYFVVGDKEYPPATGKTKKKAKEEAARLAYAQIQTDKQKSMASSQTVDELNVSASDMSGKTTMSSTPTDGGFRDFNFIGLINNYCQEKNLTGTYVPVKRCAPAHASLFSYKLVIDGKDYPVGEGRNCKKAKQSAAQLAWSALQEQPDWDSKLSFGSAESDVAPTSLLTPSTLMDCEQSPDAPPETASDLVVSTDSPKNQEPDNFKAPISGRSDGEEKTATAVSSRFTSEYDSIERLGSGAFGRVFKARQILVEKYFAVKIVRSKEKSLREVTALAELHHCNIIRYFTCWLEDSGYQWESSASSSGSSQSASDSSIKFLYIQMELCDSRTLRLLIDENNQNVKKLLKDSKRKEESLKIFKQIVSGVEYVHSKKFIHRDLKPANIMFGKDGNAKIGDFGLVTVESGDAENLLERTVYKGTPSYMSPEQKSSTNYDRPVDVFALGLIFFELLWPIPTIHERNAIWNDVRNQKPPPDFLLNFPLESKMIKSTLHAKPGDRPEASQLKKDLEAYMETLGKKSCERLTGGTKRVDLNG; from the exons ATGGAAACGAAAAACTACGTCGCTCTACTAAATGAACGTAAACTGTCAACAAAATCGGACCTGAGATATGAGGACGTGGAAGCTGTTGGACCTGCTCACAGTAAAAC atTTACCATAAGGGCAGTCCTGAATGGTAAAGCCTATCCGGAGGGTGTGGGCAAAAACAAGAAGGAAGCCCGACAGGCAGCAGCTGAAAATGTCTTGAAAACATTG acaggaagtgtaacGGAAGTTCCCACGACTCCGGTTCAAAAGCCAAGTGCCACTCAGGACAACTGTATAAGTTGGCTCAATGAATACGGTCACAGGAAAGGCGTGAAAATAACACCTGTTGAGTCAGCAAGGCTGGATCAAAATTATATTATTCA ATGCTGTTACTTCGTGGTTGGTGATAAGGAGTATCCACCTGCCACtgggaagacaaagaaaaaggccAAGGAGGAAGCAGCCAGGCTTGCCTATGCTCAAATACAG ACTGACAAACAGAAATCCATGGCATCAAGTCAAACAGTGGACGAATTGAATGTCAGTGCGTCGGACATGAG CGGTAAGACAACTATGAGTTCGACACCAACTGATGGAGGTTTTAGAGATTTTAATTTCATTGGACTCATCAACAACTACTGTCAGGAAAAAAACCTCACTGGTACTTATGTACCTGTAAAGCGATGTGCCCCAGCACATGCCTCTCT GTTTTCCTACAAATTAGTAATCGACGGTAAGGACTACCCTGTGGGTGAGGGCAGGAACTGTAAAAAAGCCAAACAAAGTGCAGCACAGCTGGCCTGGTCTGCCCTTCAAGAACAGCCGGACTGGGACAGCAAG CTTTCTTTCGGATCAGCTGAGTCTGATGTTGCACCCACCAGCCTGTTAACACCGAGCACGCT AATGGACTGTGAACAAAGCCCAGACGCCCCGCCAGAAACTGCAAGTGACTTAGTTGTTTCCACTGATTCACCCAAGAATCAG GAGCCTGACAATTTCAAGGCCCCAATTAGTGGAAGGAGTGACGGTGAAGAAAAAACCGCGACGGCAGTCTCAAG CAGGTTCACGTCAGAATACGATTCCATCGAGCGTCTCGGTTCAGGAGCCTTTGGTAGAGTTTTCAAGGCACGGCAAATATTGGTGGAGAAATATTTTGCTGTGAAGATTGTCCGCTCGAAGGA GAAATCTCTGCGTGAGGTAACTGCATTAGCAGAACTCCATCATTGTAATATTATCCGATACTTCACATGCTGGCTGGAGGATTCAGGATACCAGTGGGAGAGTTCAGCCAGCAGTTCCGGCAGCTCACA GTCGGCCAGCGATTCCTCGATTAAGTTCCTCTACATTCAGATGGAGCTGTGTGACAGCAGGACGCTTAGATTGTTGATCGATGAGAACAATCAAAATGTGAAGAAATTGCTGAAAGActccaaaagaaaagaagaaagtctCAAAATCTTTAAGCAAATAGTGTCTGGAGTGGAGTACGTTCACTCCAAAAAATTCATCCACCGAGATCTGAAG CCTGCCAACATCATGTTTGGGAAAGATGGAAACGCGAAGATTGGAGACTTCGGCCTGGTCACTGTTGAGAGTGGAGATGCTGAGAACCTGCTGGAGAGAACCGTTTACAAAGGAACGCCATCTTACATGTCTCCTGAGCAG aaaaGCAGTACAAACTATGACCGGCCGGTGGATGTATTTGCGCTGGGGTTGATTTTCTTTGAACTGCTTTGGCCTATACCCACTATTCACGAAAGGAATGCG ATTTGGAATGACGTCCGAAACCAGAAGCCTCCACCAGATTTCTTGTTGAATTTCCCCCTCGAG AGCAAAATGATCAAATCAACGCTGCATGCGAAGCCAGGAGACCGACCTGAAGCAAGTCAGCTGAAGAAGGACTTGGAGGCGTACATGGAGACACTCGGAAAAAAGAGTTGTGAGAGGCTGACGGGTGGAACAAAACGGGTGGACCTGAACGGGTGA